Genomic segment of Nocardiopsis mwathae:
ACGCGGGCGCGCCAGGTATCGACCGAGATGATCACCTCCGGGTGGCGCTCACGCAGCGCCGCGACGAACGGCACGGTGCGGCGGATCTCCTCCTCCGGTGGGACGTGCTCGCCGTAGCCGGCCTTGACACCGCCCACGTCGATGATGTCGGCGCCCTGCCGGACGGCCACGTCGGCGGCGCGCAGGGCGGCGTCGAAGGCGAAGGTCGCGCCGCGGTCGTAGAAGGAGTCGGGGGTGCGGTTGACGACCCCCATCACCGCGAAACGCCCCGGCCCGAACTCGCGCCCGCGCAGCCGCAGTACCGCCCCCGGCGGCGCCGGTGCCCCCATGTCCCGACTCCTCCCGCACCTCGACCGCATCATCACCGCCCCGACGGCACCGGATGCCGACGCCCGTGCGCCTACACCGACACGGGATCGCCCGAGCGCGCTCCCTGCACCCCCTGTGCTCCCTGGGAGCCGTGGGCGGTCAGGCCCCGCTCCTCCTCGCCCGCCACCGGGACCGCCGGGGCCCCGGTGTCGCCGCGGCGGCGCTCCTTGGCGACGGACAGGTGCTCCCAGGTCTCCACGTGGGCGACGTCCGGGTTGGAGCGGATCGCCTCCACCGACTCGACCAGCGAGTTCCGGTCGGCGGCGGTGACAGCGCCCACGATGTCGTAGCGCCCGAACCCCGTCGCCAGGAAGGACACGCCCGACAGCGTACCGAGGCGCACCGCGGTCGCGCTCGCGTCACCCCGACAGCGCACGCCGAACCCGAGCTGCTCGTCGGCGCCCACCACCGAAGGCTCGACGAGCGCGGTGACGTGCACCACCCCGGCGTCGATGAGCCGCACCACGCGCGAGCGCGCGGCCGCCTGCGACAGTCCGACCTGGCGTGCCAGCTCGGCGTATGAGGCACGGCCGTCGCGCTGCAGATGGCGGACGAGCCGCCAGTCGAGCGGGTCGATGACGATATCCCGCAGCGTACGGACGCTGCTGTAGGCGTCCTTGATGACCGAGTCGGCCCGGAACACCTCCACGCTGGTCACGCCCGGCAGGGCGCGCAGCGCCGCGAGCTCGCCGGCCAGTGCCTCGTCGTCGCGTACCCGCAGGTCGGCGACGAGCGGGAAGCGCCCGGCCGTCTGCGCGGCGAACGTCACCGCGTCCCGGGGCGCCAGCTCCCGCAGGACCGGGCCGACAGGCCCGGAAACACTGAATGAAACCTGTCCCAACACCTCCATGCCGAGGACACCCGCATGCAGCACCCCGACGATCCGGATCGCCCCGGACCCGACCAGCTGCCGGACCCGGGCCCGTACGGCCGTCCGCGAGAGTCCGACTCCGTCCGCGAGTGCCTGGTAAGTAGCTCTTCCATCCCCCTGAAGCGCCCTCATGAGCGCGACATCGACCGCATCGAGCACGATGGCATGCCTTTCGTTCCCATGACGGCGCCCTTTCCCCCCGGACACCGCCCCCTCCTGCGGCCAGATCATGGCAGTTGGAGCGTCACTTAACTACTGATCACGAAAGAAACAACGACGACTTTGCCGCGCCACACGCGGAGAACGGGACATTCGCCCACTCTGAATGACATCTTGGACATCAGCCGCACATGGCCACGAGGTACGTCCGTGTACGAACAACTCCGGCAAAGCGAGACACTGTATCTCCGGACCGTCGCCACCCAGCGACGTGCAGGGAGGCGACGCCCCCATCCGGTGGGCGACCTGAAGAAGGGATGACGATGGCAGCAGGACGGCAGGAAGAGAGCGGCAGCCGCCCTGCGGGCACCGGACCCGCGCTGTTGTGGACCCTGGCCTCGGCTGTCGTCCCCGGGATCGCGCACCTGCGGACCGGGTGGAGAAAAGCCGGGTGGACGATCCTCGGCGGCTACCTCACCCTGGTCGCCGCCGCCGTCCTGGGCGCCCTGGCCGCCCACGGCGACCTCACGATGAGCGCCGCGATCGCCGTGCAGGGGCGGTGGCTGCTCACCGCCGCCGGCATCTCCTTCGTCATCGCCGTGCTGTGGATGACCGTGATCATCCACTCCTGGGTCATCACCCGCCCCGAGTCACCCGGACTGCCCGCGCGCCTGGCCGGGGGCACGCTGGTGCTGGTGCTCTGCCTGATGGTCGCCACCCCCGCCGCAGCGGTCATGTACGGCACCCACACCGCCTACGACGCGATCTCCTCGGTGTTCGGCCCGGAGCCCGACGCCCACGACGAGATCGCCAACCGGTGGGGCGACCACCAGGCCCGCGTCAACGTCCTGCTGATCGGCTCCGACTCCGGGGGCAACCGCTACGGCGTGCGCACCGACTCGATGATGGTGGCCAGTATCGACGTCGAGTACGGTGACGTCGTCCTCATCGGCCTCCCGCGCAACCTGGAGAACACCCAGTTCCCGCCGGGAACCGCGCTCGCGGAGCGCTACCCGCCGCCGCACGGCTACACCGACCTGCTCAACGAGGTCTACCAGACCGTCGCCGAGGAGCCCCAGGAGCTCGCCTTCGACCCCACGGCCGACGACCCCGCCGCCGACACGCTCAAGGGAGTCATCGGCTACCTACTCGACATCGACCTCGACTACTACGCGCTGGTCGACATGAAGGGCTTCGAGGGCCTCATCGACGCCATCGGCGGCATCCGGGTGCACATCGACGAGCCGATCCCCTACGGCCAGGAGGGCGCCGTGCTGGAGCCCGGCAGCCGCCTGCTCACCGGCAACGAGGCACTGTGGTACGGCCGCAGCCGCATCGACAGCGACGACTACGCCCGCATGGGGCGCCAGGGCTGCCTGGTCAAGTACGTCGCCGAGCAGGCCGAGCCGACCAAGATCCTGACCAGCTTCCAGAAGCTCGCCGGCGCCGCCAAGAAGACGCTGAGGACCGACATCCCGCAGTCGCGGGTACCCGCCTTCATCGCACTCGCCGACCTGGTCAAGGAAGAGGGCGACATGCGCACGCTGCAGCTGTCGCCGCCGCAGGTCAACACCGCCTACCCGGACTGGAAGGAGATCCAGCGGCTGGTCGCCGACGCCATCCAGGAGCAGGAGGACCGGCAGGGCCCGGAGGCGGACGTGAAGGAGCCCGAGGACGCGCCGTCCCCGACCCCCGGCGGCGCCTCGCCGACCGGCGGACAGGACGCCGACCCCACCCACAGGAACGACAACGAGGTCGGCGGGTCCACCGAGTGGCAGGACTACACCGGGCTGCCCGAACCGTCACCGACCACACCCGGCCGCCAGGTGGGCGACGACGCCGTCTCGCTGGACTCGCTGTGCCCCTGAACCCGCTCCCGTGACCGGGCCGACCCCGGGTCGACCCGCCGGCGCGGCGGAACCTTTCGCCGGACGCGGGCGTCGGACCACCCGACGCCCGCGTTTCCGGCGTCTCTTCCACACCCCCTTATCCCCCGAGGAGTGAACGAGCAAGTGCGAACCCCCCTGAAGACAGCGGCCTGCGCGGTCGCCCTGGCGGCCCTGCTGAGCGGCTGCGGCATGTTCGGCGGTGACGACGGCGGCGACGGCGGCGGAACGAAGAACGACGGGCAGGCCGCCCAGGAGCCGGGGTCGGCTCCCGAGGCCGAGGACGTCGTCGGCGAAGCGACGTTCACCACGAAGTACGGCTCCGACGCGAAGTTCGAGATCCACGCGCTGCGGGTGCGCGGCGAGCTGCTGCAGATGGACTTCAGCATCGCGCCGGAGCGGCCGAAGACCGACAACAGCAGGCTGAACCTGTACAGCCAGTTCGGCAACGTCTCCGAATTCGCCTACCTCGTCGACACCCGGAACCTGCGCCGGCACTCCATCGTCCGCGACGGCGGCAACGACCGCCTCGCCCCCGACATCGTCAAGACGAGTCTCTCCTACGACGCGCCCACCCGGCTGAGCATCATCTTCGCCGCACCCGAAGAGGACACCGAGGCGATGGACGTCTACTTCTACGAGTTCCCGCCGATCATGAACGTGCCCGTGACCCGGTCCGAGGGGGATTCCTGATGCGCGCAGGAGCCACGGCCCGCGCCACCCTGGCGGCCGCCTCCGCACTGGTCCTGAGCGTCGCCCTCGCCGGGACCGCTTCGGCGGACGCCCCGCCCGACTTCGGCGACCTCAACCCGAACGACATCGCGCGCAGCACGCTGGAGGACTCCGTCTCCGACATCTCCCCGTCCGGGTACGTGACGGACATCGACCCGTCACGCTACGTCGAGGAGCTGGAGCAGGAGGAGGTCGAGGGTTCCACCACCACGGTCACGATCTCCGCCGACGTGCTCTTCGAGTTCGACGAGGCGACGCTGAACAAGGGCGCGGAGAAGCAGCTGACAAGCGTCGCCCAGCGGCTCCGGAACGTCACGGGAACGGTCGGGGTCGTCGGGCACTCCGACGGCATCGGCGATGACGCCTACAACGAGAAGCTCTCCGAGGACCGCGCCGAGGCCGTCAAGAAGGCGCTGGAGGACGAACTCGGCTCCGGCGGCCCCGACATCGAGGCCAGCGGCAGGGGCTCGGCCGAACCCGTCGCCGAGGAGACCGGCTCCGACGGGGAGGACGATCCCGCGGCCCGCGCGCAGAACCGGCGCGTGGAGATCAGCTTCGAAGGCTCCTGACCACCCCGTCGAACACGACGCAACC
This window contains:
- a CDS encoding AsnC family transcriptional regulator; translated protein: MLDAVDVALMRALQGDGRATYQALADGVGLSRTAVRARVRQLVGSGAIRIVGVLHAGVLGMEVLGQVSFSVSGPVGPVLRELAPRDAVTFAAQTAGRFPLVADLRVRDDEALAGELAALRALPGVTSVEVFRADSVIKDAYSSVRTLRDIVIDPLDWRLVRHLQRDGRASYAELARQVGLSQAAARSRVVRLIDAGVVHVTALVEPSVVGADEQLGFGVRCRGDASATAVRLGTLSGVSFLATGFGRYDIVGAVTAADRNSLVESVEAIRSNPDVAHVETWEHLSVAKERRRGDTGAPAVPVAGEEERGLTAHGSQGAQGVQGARSGDPVSV
- a CDS encoding OmpA family protein, with protein sequence MRAGATARATLAAASALVLSVALAGTASADAPPDFGDLNPNDIARSTLEDSVSDISPSGYVTDIDPSRYVEELEQEEVEGSTTTVTISADVLFEFDEATLNKGAEKQLTSVAQRLRNVTGTVGVVGHSDGIGDDAYNEKLSEDRAEAVKKALEDELGSGGPDIEASGRGSAEPVAEETGSDGEDDPAARAQNRRVEISFEGS
- a CDS encoding LCP family protein; the protein is MTMAAGRQEESGSRPAGTGPALLWTLASAVVPGIAHLRTGWRKAGWTILGGYLTLVAAAVLGALAAHGDLTMSAAIAVQGRWLLTAAGISFVIAVLWMTVIIHSWVITRPESPGLPARLAGGTLVLVLCLMVATPAAAVMYGTHTAYDAISSVFGPEPDAHDEIANRWGDHQARVNVLLIGSDSGGNRYGVRTDSMMVASIDVEYGDVVLIGLPRNLENTQFPPGTALAERYPPPHGYTDLLNEVYQTVAEEPQELAFDPTADDPAADTLKGVIGYLLDIDLDYYALVDMKGFEGLIDAIGGIRVHIDEPIPYGQEGAVLEPGSRLLTGNEALWYGRSRIDSDDYARMGRQGCLVKYVAEQAEPTKILTSFQKLAGAAKKTLRTDIPQSRVPAFIALADLVKEEGDMRTLQLSPPQVNTAYPDWKEIQRLVADAIQEQEDRQGPEADVKEPEDAPSPTPGGASPTGGQDADPTHRNDNEVGGSTEWQDYTGLPEPSPTTPGRQVGDDAVSLDSLCP